The Corynebacterium sphenisci DSM 44792 genome includes the window AGATGCTCGCCGAGCACCATCACCGTGGAGTTCCCGCCGTCGACGAGGTTGAGGTAGACGTCGGAGTCGCCGGGGTTGGCCTGCAGCACGCCCTTGAGCCGGGCGATGTTGTCCGGGGTGCACTCGTCGGTGCGCAGGGTGATCCGCAGCGGGATCCCGGAGGTGCCGTTGACCCCGAGATCGGGGACCTTGATGTCGTCGCAGATCACCGACATCCGGTCGTCGCGGTAGCTCACGTTCGCCTTCACCAGCACGATCGCGTCCTCGGCGATGACCGTGGCGACGCGCTCGTAGGTGTTCGCGAAGGCGAGCACCTCCACGGTGGCGCCGTTGTGGTCCTCCACCGCGACAATCGCCCAGGGCCGGCCGTCCTTGGTCACCCGGCGCTCCACGGAGGAGATGATCCCGCCGATGATCACCGTGCTGCCGTTGCCCACCTCCCCGCCGACGATGGTGGTCAGCGCGGTGTCGGTCTGCGCGGCCAGGGACTCCTCGAACCCGTCCAGGGGGTGGCCGGAGACGTAGAGGCCGAGCATCTCCCGCTCCAGGGCGAGCTCGTGCTTGCGCTCCCAGCTCTCCTCCGGCACCTGCACCTGGAAGATGGACTCCGCGGCGGACTCCTCCTCCCCGCCGAGCCCGGCGAAGAGGTCGAACTGGCCCTTGTCCGCGGCCTTCTTGGTGGGCAGGGCGGCGTCCACGGCGTCCTCGTGGATGAGCACCAGGCCCTTGCGGGGGTGCCCCAGGGAGTCGAAGGCGCCGGCCTTGATCAGGGATTCGGTGACCCGCTTGTTGCAGGGCAGGGTCTCGATCTTGTCCAGGTAGTCGGAGAAGCTGGCGAAGTGGCCCTTGTCCTCCCGGGTGGCGACGATGGAGTCCACCACGTCGCGGCCGACGTTGCGCACCGCGCCGAGGCCGTAGCGGATGTCCTCGCCCACGGACTGGAAGGTCAGCGCCGACTCGTTGACGTCCGGGGGCAGCACCCGGATGCCCAGGTGCCGGCAGTCGGCGAGGTAGATGGCGGTCTTGTCCTTGTTGTCGCCCACCGAGGTGAGCAGCGCCGCCATGTACTCGGCGGTGTAGTTGGCCTTGAGGTAGGCCGTCCAGTAGGACACCAGGCCGTAGCCGGCGGCGTGGGACTTGTTGAAGGCGTACCCGGCGAAGGGCAGGATCGTGTCCCACAGGGTCTTGATCGCCTGGTCGGAGTAGCCGTTGGCCTTCATCCCGGACTCGAAGTTGACGAACTCCTTCTCCAGCACCTCCGGCTTCTTCTTGCCCATCGCCTTGCGGAACCCGTCGGCCTGGCCGGCGGTGTAGTTCGCCACCTTCTGCGAGATCCGCATGATCTGCTCCTGGTAGACGATGAGGCCGTAGGTCTCGTCGAGGATCTCGCGCAGCGGCTCCGCCAGCTCCGGGTGAATCGGGGTGATCGGCTTGCGCCCGTTCTTGCGGTCGGCGTAGTCCAGGTGCGCGTTGACGCCCATCGGACCCGGCCGGTACAGCGCCAGCGCGGCGACGATGTCATTGAACTCGGTGGGCTGCATGCGCTTGAGCAGTTCGCGCATGCCGCCGCCGTCGAGCTGGAACACGCCGAGGGTGTCGCCCCGGGCGAGCAGCTCGTAGACCTTCGGGTCATCGGTGGCGAGGGTGTCCATGTCGATGGTCTCGCCCCGGTTGGCGTCGATGTTGTCCAGGCAGTCGCCGATCACGGTGAGGTTGCGCAGGCCCAGGAAGTCCATCTTCAGCAGGCCGATCGCCTCGCAGGCCGGGTAGTCCCAGCCGGTGATGATCGCCCCGTCGGCGGCGCGCTTCCACATCGGGATGTGGTCCAGCAGCGGCACCGAGGCCATGATCACCGCACAGGCGTGCACCCCGGTCTGCCGGATCACCCCCTCCAGGCCGCGGGCGGTCTCGTAGATGCGGGCCACGTCCGGGTCGGTCTCGATGAGCTGGCGGACCTCCGCGGCCTCGCCGTAGCGCTCGTGGGCGGGGTCGGTGATCCCGGCCAGGGGGATGTCCTTGGCGGCCACCGCCGGCGGCAGGGCCTTGGTGATCCGGTCGGCGATCTGGTAGCCGGGCTGGCCGAACTGCACCCGGGCGGAGTCCTTGATCGCCTGCTTGGTCTTCACCGTGCCGAAGGTGACCACCTGGCTGACCTTGTCCTCGCCCCACTTGTCCGCGGCGTAGCGGATCATCTCGTCGCGGCGCCGGTCGTCGAAGTCGATGTCGATGTCGGGGGCCGAGGGCCGCTCCGGGTTGAGGAAGCGCTCGAAGAGCAGGCCGTGCTCGATGGGGTCGATGTTGGTGATCCAGGTGGCGTAGGCGACCAGGGAGCCGGCCGCGGAACCGCGCCCGGGGCCGACGTGGATGCCGATCTCGCGGGCGTGCGCGATGATGTCGGCGACGATCAGGAAGTAGGAGGGGTAGCCCTTGCCGTCGATGACGTCGATCTCGTACTCGGCGCGGCGGATGTACTCCTCGGGCACCTCGGATCCGGCGAAGCGCTTGGCCAGGCCCTCCAGCACGTTGTGCCGCAGCCAGCTGGTGGGGGTCTCCCCGGCGGGCACGTCGGCCTTGGGCATCCGGTCGTGCGGGTGCTCCTCCCAGATCTCGTCGTAGTCGCCGACCCGCTCGGCGATGAGCAGGGTGTTGTCGCAGGCGTCGGGCACCAGGTGGTCCCAGGTGGCGCGCATCTCCGCGGCGGATTTGATGAAGTAGCCGTCCCCGTCGAACTTGAACCGGTCCGGGTCGTGCAGGGTTTTGCCGGTCTGCACGCACAGCATCGCCTCATGGGCCTTGGCCTGGTCCCGGGTGACGTAGTGGCAGTCGTTGGTGACCAGCGGCGGCAGGTTGAGCTTGCGGCCGATCTCCAGCAGCTCGGTGCGCACCCGGTTCTCGATGTCTAGGCCGTGGTCCATCAGCTCCAGGAAGTAGTTGTCCTTGCCGTAGATGTCCTGCCATTTGCCGGCGGCGGCGAGGGCCTCGTCGAATTGGCCGAGCCGCAGCCGGGTCTGCACGTCCCCGGAGGGGCAGCCGGTGGTGGCGATGATCCCCTCGGCGCGTTCGGCGATGATCTCGGCGTCCATCCGGGGCCATTTGCCCAGCTGCCCCTCGTAGGAGGCCATGGAGGACAGGTAGAAGAGGTTGCGCAGGCCCTGGGCGTTCTCCGCGAGCATGGTCTGGTGCAGGTAGGCGCCGGAGGCGGAGACGTCATCGGATTTCTGGTGCGGCTCGCCCCAGCGCACCCGCTGCTTGTTGAAGCGGCTCTCCGGGGCCAGGTAGCTCTCGATGCCGATGATGGGCTTGACGCCCTTGGCCTTCATGGTCCGGTAGAACGCGTCCGAGCCGAACATGTTGCCGTGGTCGGTGACGCCGACGGCGGGCATGCCCTGCCGGGTGACCTCCTCGGCGAGCAGGTCGATCTTCGCCATGCCGTCGAGCATCGAGTACTCGGTGTGGTTGTGCAGGTGGACGAAGGACGAGTTGGCCATGACCCCGGATTGTAGGTGGCCCGCGGACGCCCGGCCGCCGGGGGCGGCCGGCGCCCCGCGGCGGGCGGCGGCGGTGTTTTCGGACGTGGCGAAGATCACGCCCCCCGGGCTTGCCTTCCCGCCTCCCCCGCCCCATACTTGAGCAAGTCCTCACGTTTTGCCTTCTGAAAGGAACCCTCCCATGTTCGCTCCCCTGCCCGACGGCGTGTACTCCTTCTTCCCGGCGAACGCCCTCGACGAGGCCCTGTCCACCATGGAGCGCCGCCCGGTCGCCGCCGGCTACCTCGCCGACGGCGATGTCGTGGTCACCTCCAACGACGCCGCCCGCTACTCCTGGCTCATCTAGCCGCCGCAGCCGACCACCGGCGATCCGTCGAACGACCGCCGCGGACCCGTCCCCGACCTTCCCCGCGGGGGCGGGTCCTTTCGCGCGGAAACCCTGGCGCCGCCGGCGCCGGGGGATTAGGTTTCACACCATGAACATCCCCGACGCGCCCGAGCCCGCCCACCCCCCGGCGGTGCCCGCCGCGGTGCGCGCCGCGGTGGCCGGCGAGGCGCTGCCCGCCCTCGTCGTCGACCTCGACGCCGTCGACGCCAACCTCGACGATCTGCTCCGCCGCGCCGGGGGCACGCCCATCCGGGTGGCCTCCAAATCGCTGCGCATCCCCGGGCTCATCGCCCACGTGCTCGCCCGGCCCGGTTTCGCCGGGGTGCTCGGCTACACCCTCTCCGAGGCCCTGGACCTGTTCCGGGCCGGGATCAGCGCCGATATCGTGGTGGCCTACCCCACCGCCGATGCCGCGGGCCTGGCCGAGCTGGCCGCCGACCCGGCGGCGCGGGCCGCGATCACCCTGATGGTGGACTGCGTGGAGCATCTCGATCTGCTCGCCCGGCACCTCGGCGACCCGGCCGCGCTGGCCGATGCCCCGGTGCGGATCTGCCTGGACGTGGACGCCTCCTGGCGGCCGCTGCCCGGGGTGCACGTGGGCACCCTGCGCTCGCCGACCCGCACCCCCGCCCAGGCCGCCGCCCTGGCCCGCGCCGTCGCCGCCGCGCCCGGGCTGCACCTGGTCGGGGTGATGATGTACGAGGGCCATATCGCCGGCGTCGGCGACCGGGGGTCCTCGGCGCGCGCCCGCGGCATCCGGCTCATGCAGCGGCTCTCCCGCCGGGAGCTCGCCCGCCGCCGGGGGCGGGTGGTCGCCGCCGTGGAGGCGGCGGCCGGGGCCCTGGAGTTCGTCAACGGCGGGGGCACCGGCTCCCTGGAATCCACCTGCGCGGAGGCCGCGGTCACCGAGGCCGCCGCCGGCTCCGGGGTGGTCGCCCCGACGCTCTTCGACGGCTACCGGGCCTTCGCCCCCACCCCGGCGGAGTGGTTCGTGCTGCCGGTGGTGCGCCGGCCGGCCCCGCGCACCGTCACCGTCGCCGGCGGCGGCCGGATCGCCTCCGGCCCGGCCGGGGCCGACCGGCTGCCCCGGCCGGTCTGGCCGGAGGGCCTGGCCTACGCCGCCGCCGAGGGCCCCGGGGAGGTGCAGACCCCGCTCACCGGCGCCGCCGCCGCGCGGCTGGCGCTCGGCGATCCGGTGTGGTTCCGGCACGCCAAGGCCGGGGAGGCCGCCGAACACGCCAACGAGGCCGTCGTCGTCGCCGGCGGCCGGGTCATCGACCGCTGGCCCACCTACCGCGGCGAGGGAAGGATCCACGCATGAGCACCACCGTCTGGCGCAACTGGTCCGGCACCCAGACCTGCCGCCCCGAGCGCACCCTGCGGCCGGCCACCGAGGGGGCCGTCGCCGCCGCCGTGGCCGAGGCCGCCGCGGCCGGCGGGGTGGTCCGGCCGCTGGGCGCCGGGCACTCCTTCACCCCGGTGGCCTGCACCGAGGGGGTGCGCCTGCAGCTCGACGGGCTCTCCGGGCTGGTCGCCGTGGACCATGCCGCGGGCACCGTCACCCTGCGCGCCGGCACCCGGCTGCGGGACATCCCCGGGCTGCTGCGCCCCCTCGGCCTGGCGCTGCCCAACCAGGGCGACGTGGACCCGCAGTCGGTGGCCGGGGCGGTGTCTACCGGCACCCACGGCACCGGGGCCGGGTTCACCGGCTTCGCCGGCACCGTGCGGGCCTTCCGCATCATCGGCGCCGACGGGGTCGCCCGGGACTGCCGCCCGGACGCCCCCGGCGAGGCCGGGGAGCTGTTCCGGCTGGGCCGGCTGGGCCTGGGCGTGTTCGGGGTGCTCACCGAGCTCACCATGACCGCGGTACCCGCCTTCCACCTGCTCGCCGATGAGCACCTCGAGGACTTCGAGGCGCTGCGCCGGGAGTTCCCGGCCCGGGTGCGCGCCGCCGATCACCTGGAGTTCTACTGGTTCCCCGGCACCGACGCCGCCCTGGTGAAGGACAACCGCCGGATCCCGGACGCCGACCTGGCCGCCTGGGCGGCCTCCCCGGAGGCCGCCGGGGTGACCCGGCCCACCCGGCTCGGCCGGGTGCGCGGCTTCATCGACGAGGAGCTCATCTCCAACGGGGCGCTGTGGGCGATGTGCGAACTCGCCCGGGCCCGGCCCGGCCTGGTGCCCCGGCTCAACGCGCTGGCCGCGCGCACCGTGCCCCGGCGGCGCTGGGTGGGCCCGGCCCATGAGGTGTTCGTCTCCCCGCGGCGGGTGCGCTTCGCGGAGATGGAGTACGCGGTGGACCTCGACGACGCCCCCGAGGTCCTCGCCGAGATCCGCCGGGTGATCGACGCCGCCGGCGCCCACGTCTCCTTCCCCCTGGAGGTGCGCGCCGCCGCCGCCGATGACGTGGCCCTGTCCACCGCCTACGGCCGGCAGTCCTGCTATATCGCGGTGCACCGCTACCACCGGGAGGATCACCGGGACTACTTCGCCCTGGTCGAGCCGGTGCTCGCCGCCGCGGGCGGCCGCCCGCACTGGGGCAAGCTGCACACCCTGGGCGCCACCGAGCTGCGGGAACGCTACCCGCTCTTCGACGAGGTCGCCCGGCTGCGCGCCCGCCTCGACCCGGAGGGGGTGTTCCTCAACGATCACCTCCGCGGGCTCTTCGGGGCCTGAGCCCCCCCCCGGGCGCTAGCCGCGGTCCAGCGCCGCCCGGGTGCGCCGCCGGGCGCGGATCCGCACCAGCCCGTCGGCGATGGAGATCGCCACCGCCACCCAGATGATCCCGAAGCCCACCCAGCGGCCGGCGCTGATCTCCTCATGCCGGACGAACACCGCGATCAGCATCTGGATCATCGGGGTGAGGTACTGCAGCATGCCCACCGTGATGAGCGGCACCTGCTTGGCGCCCCGGCCGAAGAGCAGCAGCGGCACCCCCGTGGCCACCCCGGCGCTGAGCAGCAGCAGGGCGTGCCCCGGGCCGTGGGCGGTGAAGGTGGAGGCCCCGGTGCCGGCCAGCCACAGCAGGTAGCCCGCCGCCAGCGGCGTCATGATCATCGACTCGGCGGTGAGCGAGGCCGCCGAGGACAGCCGCACCCGCTTCTTCAGCAGCCCGTAGCAGCCGAAGCTGAAGGCCAGGGCCAGGCCCAGGACGGGCGGCCGGCCCAGATCCGCGGTCATCACCGCCACCGCCACCACGGCCAGGCCCACCGCCGCCGCCAGCGGCCGGTTCAGCCGCTCCCGGAGGAAGATCACGCCCAGCACCACCGACACCAGCGGGTTGATGAAGTAGCCCAGCGCCGCCTCGGCGACATGGCCCGTGTTCACCGTGTAGACGTAGACGCCCCAGTTCACCGCGATGAACGCGCTCGCCGCGAACAGGGTCGCCCAGGTCCGCGCCGAGGCCGCGCGCAGCTCCCGCCAGGTGCCGGTGACCGCCACCAGCACCGCCATCAGGACGAAGGTCCACAGGAACCGGTGCGCCAGGATCTCCACCGGGGCGGCCGGGCGCAGCAGCGGGAAATACAGCGGGAACAGGCCCCACAGGGCGTAGGCGCCGAACACGTTGAGCATGCCGGTGGAATCTACTCCACCGGATGACCGCGCCGGCGGCGGGGTCGGCCCCGGAACCCCCGGTCAGGCCGCCGGCGCCGGGGCGGGGGCACCGGGCGCGGGCGCGGGCTCCGCGCCCCCGGCCGGCGGCCCGGGCGGCCCGGGTTCGGCGGCGTCCCCGCCGGGCCCCTCCGGCGCGGAACCCGCGGGCTCCGCCAGGGGGCGCACCCCGAAACGGCCGTAGGCGGCGTCCGCCGGCAGCGGCTCCACCGCCGCCACCCCGGGCCGATCGCGCATCGCGCGCAGCGCCGCGGCATCGGCGTGCACCACCAGGCCCACCACCCCGGGCAGCGGGGCGGCCGGGTCCAGCCCGGACTCCACCGCCGCGCGGGTGGCCTCCCGGCGCAGCACCTCCGCCCGGGACCCGCCGGCCGGCGGCTCCGGCAGCTCCACCGCGATCGCCGCGCCCAGCAGCACCCGGCCCACCCGGATCCCGGACCCGCCCGGGGCGATCCGGTCCACCACCTCCGGCTCCGCCGGCGGGGCCAGCGAGACCAGCGCCCAATGCGCCAGCTCATCGTCGATCCCGGCGAGGGCGGCGTCGGCGCGTGCGGCGTAGCCGGCCACCGACTCCCCGTCCTCGGGGCCCAGGAAATCGCCGTTGATGCTCATCGGCCCGCGCACCCGGTCCGAGCCGGCGGCGAGCACGAACATCACGGACAGCCCGATCACGCACGCCAGGGACAGCAGCGCCACCGCCGGGTGCACCGAATCATCGTCGACCGCGCGGAAGGACCGCCACCGCGCGCGCAGCCCGCTCATTGGCCCCGCAACACCTCCAGCCCGTACCGGAGATCCTCCGGGTACGGGCACTCGATCTCCATCCAGCGGCCGTCCGCCGGATGATGGAACCCGATCGCCACCGCATGCAGCCACTGCCGGGTCAGGCCCAGCCGCTCGGCCAGCGCCGGATCCGAACCGTACATCGGATCGCCGACGCAGGGGTGGTTCAGCGCCGAGAAATGCACCCGGATCTGGT containing:
- the dnaE gene encoding DNA polymerase III subunit alpha, which translates into the protein MANSSFVHLHNHTEYSMLDGMAKIDLLAEEVTRQGMPAVGVTDHGNMFGSDAFYRTMKAKGVKPIIGIESYLAPESRFNKQRVRWGEPHQKSDDVSASGAYLHQTMLAENAQGLRNLFYLSSMASYEGQLGKWPRMDAEIIAERAEGIIATTGCPSGDVQTRLRLGQFDEALAAAGKWQDIYGKDNYFLELMDHGLDIENRVRTELLEIGRKLNLPPLVTNDCHYVTRDQAKAHEAMLCVQTGKTLHDPDRFKFDGDGYFIKSAAEMRATWDHLVPDACDNTLLIAERVGDYDEIWEEHPHDRMPKADVPAGETPTSWLRHNVLEGLAKRFAGSEVPEEYIRRAEYEIDVIDGKGYPSYFLIVADIIAHAREIGIHVGPGRGSAAGSLVAYATWITNIDPIEHGLLFERFLNPERPSAPDIDIDFDDRRRDEMIRYAADKWGEDKVSQVVTFGTVKTKQAIKDSARVQFGQPGYQIADRITKALPPAVAAKDIPLAGITDPAHERYGEAAEVRQLIETDPDVARIYETARGLEGVIRQTGVHACAVIMASVPLLDHIPMWKRAADGAIITGWDYPACEAIGLLKMDFLGLRNLTVIGDCLDNIDANRGETIDMDTLATDDPKVYELLARGDTLGVFQLDGGGMRELLKRMQPTEFNDIVAALALYRPGPMGVNAHLDYADRKNGRKPITPIHPELAEPLREILDETYGLIVYQEQIMRISQKVANYTAGQADGFRKAMGKKKPEVLEKEFVNFESGMKANGYSDQAIKTLWDTILPFAGYAFNKSHAAGYGLVSYWTAYLKANYTAEYMAALLTSVGDNKDKTAIYLADCRHLGIRVLPPDVNESALTFQSVGEDIRYGLGAVRNVGRDVVDSIVATREDKGHFASFSDYLDKIETLPCNKRVTESLIKAGAFDSLGHPRKGLVLIHEDAVDAALPTKKAADKGQFDLFAGLGGEEESAAESIFQVQVPEESWERKHELALEREMLGLYVSGHPLDGFEESLAAQTDTALTTIVGGEVGNGSTVIIGGIISSVERRVTKDGRPWAIVAVEDHNGATVEVLAFANTYERVATVIAEDAIVLVKANVSYRDDRMSVICDDIKVPDLGVNGTSGIPLRITLRTDECTPDNIARLKGVLQANPGDSDVYLNLVDGGNSTVMVLGEHLRVARSANLFGDLKATMGAGIMG
- the rarD gene encoding EamA family transporter RarD, translated to MLNVFGAYALWGLFPLYFPLLRPAAPVEILAHRFLWTFVLMAVLVAVTGTWRELRAASARTWATLFAASAFIAVNWGVYVYTVNTGHVAEAALGYFINPLVSVVLGVIFLRERLNRPLAAAVGLAVVAVAVMTADLGRPPVLGLALAFSFGCYGLLKKRVRLSSAASLTAESMIMTPLAAGYLLWLAGTGASTFTAHGPGHALLLLSAGVATGVPLLLFGRGAKQVPLITVGMLQYLTPMIQMLIAVFVRHEEISAGRWVGFGIIWVAVAISIADGLVRIRARRRTRAALDRG
- a CDS encoding alanine racemase, coding for MNIPDAPEPAHPPAVPAAVRAAVAGEALPALVVDLDAVDANLDDLLRRAGGTPIRVASKSLRIPGLIAHVLARPGFAGVLGYTLSEALDLFRAGISADIVVAYPTADAAGLAELAADPAARAAITLMVDCVEHLDLLARHLGDPAALADAPVRICLDVDASWRPLPGVHVGTLRSPTRTPAQAAALARAVAAAPGLHLVGVMMYEGHIAGVGDRGSSARARGIRLMQRLSRRELARRRGRVVAAVEAAAGALEFVNGGGTGSLESTCAEAAVTEAAAGSGVVAPTLFDGYRAFAPTPAEWFVLPVVRRPAPRTVTVAGGGRIASGPAGADRLPRPVWPEGLAYAAAEGPGEVQTPLTGAAAARLALGDPVWFRHAKAGEAAEHANEAVVVAGGRVIDRWPTYRGEGRIHA
- a CDS encoding D-arabinono-1,4-lactone oxidase; this translates as MSTTVWRNWSGTQTCRPERTLRPATEGAVAAAVAEAAAAGGVVRPLGAGHSFTPVACTEGVRLQLDGLSGLVAVDHAAGTVTLRAGTRLRDIPGLLRPLGLALPNQGDVDPQSVAGAVSTGTHGTGAGFTGFAGTVRAFRIIGADGVARDCRPDAPGEAGELFRLGRLGLGVFGVLTELTMTAVPAFHLLADEHLEDFEALRREFPARVRAADHLEFYWFPGTDAALVKDNRRIPDADLAAWAASPEAAGVTRPTRLGRVRGFIDEELISNGALWAMCELARARPGLVPRLNALAARTVPRRRWVGPAHEVFVSPRRVRFAEMEYAVDLDDAPEVLAEIRRVIDAAGAHVSFPLEVRAAAADDVALSTAYGRQSCYIAVHRYHREDHRDYFALVEPVLAAAGGRPHWGKLHTLGATELRERYPLFDEVARLRARLDPEGVFLNDHLRGLFGA